GCCGTTATGCCCGCCATGGCCGCCGCCGACCTTGATGCGCGCCTTGGCGGACGGCAGGTCGAGCTCGTCATAGATGACGGTGATGTCCTTCGGCTGCAGCTTGTAGAAGCGCATGGCCTCGCCGACCGCTTCGCCGGACAGGTTCATGTAGGTCTGCGGTTTCATCAACAGAACGCGCTCGCCGCCGATATCGCCTTCGGCGATCTCGGCCTTGAACTTCTTCGACCAGGAAGAAAAGCTGTGCCGGCGGTGAATGACGTCAACCGCCATGAAGCCGATATTGTGCCGGTTGGCGGCGTATTTCGAACCTGGATTGCCAAGCCCTACGATGATCAACATGGTGCTGCGCATTCATGATTTCGGGGTGATGCCATCCAAAAACACCGCACCCCCCGGAAGTCAACGCCTATTTCTCCGCCTGCAGGCTGGCATTGGGCTTGAGCCCGTATTGCTTGAAGATCACATCCTGGGTGCCGTTGCCGATCAGCCGGTCGAGTTCGTATTGCATGGTGGCGACGATATCGCGGGGAAAGTCGCGGTGGCAGGCGATGCCGTAGAGCTTGCCTTCCAGCACCAGCGCCGCCTCCACCGGTTTGCCTTCGGTGCGCATGCTTTCGAAGGTCTTCTCGGACGTCATCAACAGATCGACCCGGCCGGCGAGCAGCTTTTTCAGGCTGGAATCGAGATTGGCGGCATAATCGATCTTGTGGAAGCGGTGCTCCTTGAGATAGGACGCCGAAAAATCCTCGCGCTGTGTGCCGACGGTATATTGCTGCGCGTCCTCCAGCGATTTGGGCGCAATGGCGGATCCGGCCTGCCGGACCATGACCATGTGGTCGATCAGCAGCGGCTCGACCCACTGGAAGTTTCCGTCGCGCTCGGCGTCGTGGCCGGTGGTGAAAACACAATAGGCGGGATCGGTCTCGGCCAGCATGAAAGCCCGCGCCCAGGGTAGAACCTCGATCGTATAGGGCTGCTTCAGGCGCTCCATGATGAGCTTGATCTGGTCGACGGCTGCACCGCTCGGGCCGGCCTCGGTCGAAAAGTTGTAAGGCGGATATTCCTCCGTGACAAACTTGATCGTCTGGGCCTCGGCCGTCGTTACAAGGCCCAGGAAAAATGCTGCGATCAGCGCCTTCACATCTTTTCCTCCTCTTCTGCGTCCGCCTTGCGACGGATCCTTCTTTCTATCCCCGGCTCGTGCTCGACCTTGGGTCCCCGAAGCCTCCCGCGCCCCAGGGAACCA
The nucleotide sequence above comes from Ensifer sp. PDNC004. Encoded proteins:
- a CDS encoding ABC transporter substrate-binding protein — its product is MKALIAAFFLGLVTTAEAQTIKFVTEEYPPYNFSTEAGPSGAAVDQIKLIMERLKQPYTIEVLPWARAFMLAETDPAYCVFTTGHDAERDGNFQWVEPLLIDHMVMVRQAGSAIAPKSLEDAQQYTVGTQREDFSASYLKEHRFHKIDYAANLDSSLKKLLAGRVDLLMTSEKTFESMRTEGKPVEAALVLEGKLYGIACHRDFPRDIVATMQYELDRLIGNGTQDVIFKQYGLKPNASLQAEK